One genomic window of Desulfocurvus vexinensis DSM 17965 includes the following:
- the xerD gene encoding site-specific tyrosine recombinase XerD, translating into MKTPAPPEHPWVLAYLDHLLVVRGLAGQTLAAYGQDLAAFTDFLRARGADLPDVTPQTLTLYLFHLRGRGLASRSLARHLSALRGLFAHLADEGRLPADPAHLLENPKLPRKLPDVLSQADVAAILDQPDTADRLGFRDRTMLELLYAAGLRVSELVALAPLDFDPQTGLVRVFGKGSKERVVPLHYEAQRFLETYLRSWRGLFRPVQELMFLNRSGRGLTRQAVWKLIKRYALLAGVRAEVSPHTLRHSFATHLLEGGADLRTVQLLLGHADIAATEIYTHVQSERLMRIHREHHPRSALRTRDQEAGHTP; encoded by the coding sequence ATGAAAACCCCCGCCCCGCCGGAGCACCCCTGGGTTCTGGCCTACCTGGACCACCTGCTGGTGGTGCGCGGGCTGGCCGGGCAGACCCTGGCGGCCTACGGCCAGGACCTGGCCGCGTTCACGGACTTCCTGCGCGCCCGGGGGGCGGACCTGCCCGACGTGACCCCGCAGACCCTGACCCTGTATCTCTTCCACCTGCGCGGGCGGGGGCTGGCCAGCCGCAGCCTGGCCCGGCACCTCTCGGCCCTGCGCGGGCTGTTCGCCCACCTGGCCGACGAAGGCCGCCTGCCTGCGGACCCCGCGCACCTGCTGGAAAACCCCAAGCTGCCGCGCAAGCTGCCCGACGTGCTCTCCCAGGCCGACGTGGCGGCCATCCTCGACCAGCCCGACACTGCCGACCGCCTGGGTTTCCGCGACCGGACCATGCTGGAGCTGCTCTACGCCGCCGGGCTGCGCGTCTCGGAGCTCGTCGCCCTGGCGCCCCTGGATTTCGACCCCCAGACGGGGCTTGTGCGCGTCTTCGGCAAAGGGTCCAAAGAGCGCGTGGTGCCCCTGCACTACGAGGCCCAGCGCTTCCTGGAAACCTATCTGCGCTCCTGGCGCGGGCTGTTCCGCCCCGTGCAGGAGCTGATGTTCCTGAACCGCTCGGGCCGGGGGCTCACGCGCCAGGCGGTGTGGAAGCTCATCAAGCGCTACGCCCTGCTGGCCGGGGTGCGCGCCGAGGTCTCGCCGCATACCCTGCGCCACAGCTTCGCCACCCACCTGCTCGAAGGCGGGGCCGACCTGCGCACCGTGCAACTGCTGCTCGGCCACGCCGACATCGCGGCCACGGAAATCTACACCCACGTCCAATCCGAGCGCCTGATGCGCATCCACCGCGAGCACCACCCCCGCTCGGCACTGCGCACCCGGGACCAAGAGGCCGGACACACTCCATGA
- a CDS encoding CBS domain-containing protein → MKQQDKRPAPLVVTTHANADFDALSAMIAASRLYPGAVLLFPGSQEKNLRNFFIQSAMYLFNFQSAKDIDLDSVRTLVLVDTRQRPRVAHVAQALDNPGLTVHAWDHHPDTDDDVPASGGKVLPWGSTATILVHEMMTAGLTPTSDEATFIGLGIYEDTGSFTFNSTTPQDFAAAAWLLGHGMDVTVISDLITRDLSAEQVSLLGEMLDAAHTHEIRGVPVVVTEVSTDAYVNDFALLAHKLLDMENLRVLFALGRMDDRVHLVARSRSPEVDVGQICASFGGGGHASAASASIKNRTLAQVKDELFALLNAQIKPRHEVSGIMSRNPVVLDAALTTAAAAEVMTRYGLKAAPLVDAQGALVGILEHQIADKAVGHGLGDTPCTEYMMRGHAWVTPGDALYDVTEIILGQGQRLVPVLDAGRVVGVITRTDLINILIDEPARIPEQLLPDRGRERNIRVTMRERLPAALFAVLEDAGRLADALGVAVYAVGGFVRDILMDRPNADLDLVVEGDGIAFARALAERMQGRVRPHRKFQTAVVVLPQGQHIDVATARLEYYKYPAALPTVELSSIKMDLYRRDFTINALAVQLNPASLGRLVDFFGAQRDIKERALRVLHSLSFVEDPTRILRAVRFAMRYDLRIGGQTERLIKNAVQLDLIQKLSGARLFNEMQLLLEEQNAVGCLRLLRQFKVLRAMHPLLTLAPAQEELAEELGKVLEWYQMLYQGPAPRRWLLYFMALANGAEEADARSMAARFHMSSRMEDEFIALRVTVNETIYGFKMWRHRQGPPSELYFLLDKVPVEGVLYFMARYKQEDVRKALSQYLTQMRAQTLDITGLDLRDLGLPAGPAYGRILDKVRAAMIDGRANCREDQLALARALVADPGFMGIAQAPPARGAKPGGQG, encoded by the coding sequence ATGAAGCAGCAGGACAAGCGCCCCGCCCCCCTGGTCGTCACCACCCACGCCAACGCGGACTTCGACGCCCTCTCGGCCATGATCGCCGCCAGCCGCCTGTATCCGGGCGCGGTGCTCCTTTTTCCCGGCAGCCAGGAGAAGAACCTGCGCAATTTCTTCATCCAGAGCGCCATGTACCTGTTCAACTTCCAAAGCGCCAAGGACATCGACCTGGACAGCGTGCGCACCCTGGTGCTGGTGGACACCCGCCAGCGTCCGCGCGTGGCCCACGTCGCCCAGGCGCTGGACAACCCGGGGCTGACCGTCCACGCCTGGGACCACCACCCCGACACCGACGACGACGTGCCCGCCAGCGGCGGCAAGGTGCTGCCCTGGGGCTCCACGGCCACCATCCTCGTCCACGAAATGATGACCGCAGGCCTGACGCCGACCAGCGACGAGGCGACCTTCATCGGCCTGGGCATCTACGAGGACACGGGCTCCTTCACCTTCAACTCCACCACGCCCCAGGATTTCGCCGCCGCCGCCTGGCTGCTGGGCCACGGCATGGACGTGACCGTCATATCCGACCTCATCACCCGCGACCTGTCCGCCGAGCAGGTCTCCCTGCTGGGCGAGATGCTCGACGCCGCGCACACCCACGAGATTCGCGGGGTGCCCGTGGTGGTCACCGAGGTCAGCACCGACGCCTACGTCAACGATTTCGCACTGTTGGCCCACAAGCTGCTGGACATGGAAAACCTGCGCGTGCTCTTCGCCCTGGGCCGCATGGACGACCGCGTGCATCTGGTGGCGCGCTCGCGCAGCCCCGAGGTGGACGTGGGCCAGATCTGCGCCTCGTTCGGCGGCGGCGGGCACGCCTCGGCGGCCTCGGCCAGCATCAAGAACCGCACCCTGGCCCAGGTCAAGGACGAGCTGTTCGCCCTGCTCAACGCCCAGATCAAGCCGCGCCACGAGGTCAGCGGCATCATGTCGCGCAACCCCGTGGTCCTGGACGCCGCCCTGACCACCGCCGCCGCCGCCGAGGTCATGACCCGCTACGGCCTCAAGGCCGCGCCCCTGGTGGACGCCCAGGGCGCCCTGGTGGGCATCCTGGAGCACCAGATCGCCGACAAGGCCGTGGGCCACGGCCTGGGCGACACGCCCTGCACCGAATACATGATGCGCGGCCACGCCTGGGTCACGCCCGGCGACGCCCTCTACGATGTGACCGAGATCATCCTCGGCCAGGGCCAGCGCCTGGTGCCCGTGCTCGACGCCGGGCGCGTGGTGGGCGTCATCACCCGCACGGACCTGATCAACATCCTCATCGACGAGCCCGCGCGCATCCCCGAACAGCTGCTGCCCGACCGGGGCCGCGAGCGCAACATCCGCGTGACCATGCGCGAGCGCCTGCCCGCCGCGCTGTTCGCCGTGCTCGAAGACGCGGGCCGCCTGGCCGACGCCCTGGGCGTGGCGGTCTACGCCGTGGGCGGATTCGTGCGCGATATCCTCATGGACCGGCCCAACGCGGACCTGGACCTGGTGGTGGAGGGCGACGGCATCGCCTTCGCCCGGGCCCTGGCCGAGCGCATGCAGGGCCGGGTGCGCCCGCACCGCAAGTTCCAGACCGCCGTGGTCGTGCTGCCCCAGGGCCAGCACATCGACGTGGCCACCGCGCGGCTGGAATACTACAAGTATCCCGCCGCCCTGCCCACGGTGGAGCTGTCGTCCATCAAGATGGACCTCTACCGCCGCGACTTCACCATCAACGCCCTGGCCGTGCAGCTCAACCCCGCGTCCCTGGGGCGGCTGGTGGACTTCTTCGGCGCCCAGCGCGACATCAAGGAACGCGCCCTGCGCGTGCTGCATTCCCTGTCCTTCGTGGAAGACCCCACGCGCATCCTGCGCGCCGTGCGCTTCGCCATGCGCTACGACCTGCGCATCGGCGGGCAGACCGAACGGCTGATCAAGAACGCCGTGCAGCTCGACCTGATCCAGAAACTCTCCGGGGCCCGGCTGTTCAACGAGATGCAGTTGCTGCTGGAGGAACAAAACGCCGTGGGCTGCCTGCGCCTGCTGCGCCAGTTCAAGGTGCTGCGGGCCATGCATCCGCTGCTGACCCTCGCCCCGGCCCAGGAGGAGCTGGCCGAAGAGCTGGGCAAGGTCCTGGAATGGTACCAGATGCTTTACCAGGGCCCCGCGCCCAGGCGCTGGCTGCTCTACTTCATGGCCCTGGCCAACGGCGCCGAGGAGGCCGACGCGCGCTCCATGGCCGCGCGCTTCCACATGAGCAGCCGCATGGAGGACGAGTTCATCGCCCTGCGGGTCACGGTCAACGAGACCATCTACGGCTTCAAGATGTGGCGCCACCGCCAGGGCCCGCCCTCGGAGCTGTACTTCCTGCTGGACAAGGTGCCCGTGGAGGGCGTGCTCTACTTCATGGCCCGCTACAAGCAGGAGGACGTGCGCAAGGCCCTGTCGCAGTACCTGACCCAGATGCGCGCCCAGACCCTGGACATCACCGGGCTCGATCTGCGCGACCTGGGCCTGCCCGCCGGGCCTGCCTACGGGCGCATCCTGGACAAGGTGCGCGCGGCGATGATCGACGGGCGCGCCAACTGCCGCGAGGACCAATTGGCCCTGGCCCGGGCCCTGGTGGCCGACCCGGGGTTCATGGGCATCGCCCAGGCCCCGCCCGCCCGGGGCGCGAAACCCGGCGGGCAGGGCTAG
- a CDS encoding LL-diaminopimelate aminotransferase: MPDFKLAQRIAELPPYLFAEIDRVKKQVAARGVDIISLGIGDPDLPTPGFIVDALYEAAKNPANHRYPDYEGLPAFRQAVTRWYAERFGVTDLDEAREVVSLIGSKEGIAHFPLAFTDPGDLNLVCSPNYPVYPIATRFAGGEVAFVPLTEANGFLPDLDAIDAATWERAKSIYLNYPNNPTAATADAAFFEKLIARCRETNTIIVHDAAYTELYYDDAKKPPSILQFPGAKDVAIEFHSLSKTYNMTGWRIGMAVGNASLVAGLGKVKTNVDSGIFQAVQQAGIAAMRDGEPHVAGFRDIYRERRDAVVGALRKAGIECPLPEATVYVWAKVPQGRSSAEFVSEVLERTGVVLTPGNGFGAAGEGYFRISLTVPTARLEEAVSRIAAL, translated from the coding sequence GTGCCCGATTTCAAGCTGGCCCAGCGCATTGCCGAACTGCCGCCCTACCTGTTCGCCGAGATCGACCGCGTGAAGAAGCAGGTCGCCGCGCGCGGCGTGGACATCATCAGCCTGGGCATCGGCGACCCCGATCTGCCGACCCCCGGATTCATCGTGGACGCCCTCTACGAAGCCGCCAAGAACCCCGCCAACCACCGCTACCCGGACTACGAGGGCCTGCCGGCCTTCCGCCAGGCCGTGACGCGCTGGTACGCCGAGCGCTTCGGCGTGACGGACCTGGACGAAGCCCGCGAGGTGGTCAGCCTCATCGGCTCCAAGGAGGGCATCGCCCATTTCCCGCTGGCCTTCACCGACCCCGGCGACCTGAACCTGGTCTGCTCGCCCAACTACCCGGTGTACCCCATCGCCACGCGCTTCGCGGGCGGCGAGGTGGCCTTCGTGCCGCTGACCGAGGCCAACGGCTTTCTGCCCGACCTGGACGCCATCGACGCCGCCACCTGGGAGCGCGCGAAGTCCATCTACCTGAATTACCCGAACAACCCCACGGCGGCCACCGCCGACGCGGCGTTCTTCGAAAAGCTCATCGCCCGCTGCCGCGAGACGAACACGATCATCGTCCACGACGCGGCCTACACCGAGCTGTACTACGACGACGCCAAAAAGCCGCCGAGCATCCTGCAGTTCCCCGGCGCCAAGGACGTGGCCATCGAGTTCCACTCGCTGTCCAAGACCTACAACATGACCGGCTGGCGCATCGGCATGGCCGTGGGCAACGCCTCGCTGGTGGCCGGGCTGGGCAAGGTCAAGACCAACGTGGATTCGGGCATCTTCCAGGCCGTGCAGCAGGCGGGCATCGCGGCCATGCGCGACGGCGAGCCCCATGTGGCGGGCTTCCGCGACATCTACCGCGAGCGGCGCGACGCCGTGGTCGGCGCCCTGCGCAAGGCGGGCATCGAATGCCCGCTGCCCGAGGCCACGGTCTACGTGTGGGCCAAGGTGCCCCAGGGGCGCAGCTCGGCGGAGTTCGTCTCCGAGGTGCTGGAGCGCACCGGCGTGGTGCTGACCCCGGGCAACGGCTTCGGCGCCGCCGGGGAAGGGTACTTCCGCATCTCG
- a CDS encoding TIGR00725 family protein, with product MNEDVHVSVIGAGRCDDAVRATARELGALIAARGWTLVCGGLSGVMEAAAQGAREAGGHTVGILPGADRRGANPYIETALATGIGQMRNALVVQNGDVVIAVEGGYGTLSEIALALKSGRAVVALGAWKNIPGVVPATSPAQAVELAARILAGEPNN from the coding sequence GTGAACGAAGACGTGCATGTTTCGGTGATCGGCGCCGGACGCTGCGACGACGCGGTGCGGGCCACGGCCCGCGAGCTGGGGGCGCTCATCGCCGCCCGGGGCTGGACCCTGGTCTGCGGCGGGCTGTCGGGGGTCATGGAGGCTGCGGCCCAGGGCGCGCGCGAGGCCGGGGGCCACACCGTGGGCATCCTGCCCGGCGCCGACCGGCGCGGCGCCAACCCCTACATCGAGACGGCCCTGGCCACGGGCATCGGCCAGATGCGCAACGCCCTGGTGGTGCAAAACGGCGATGTGGTCATCGCCGTGGAAGGCGGCTACGGCACCCTGTCCGAGATCGCCCTGGCCCTGAAGTCGGGCCGCGCGGTGGTCGCCCTGGGCGCCTGGAAGAACATCCCCGGCGTGGTGCCCGCCACCAGCCCGGCCCAGGCCGTGGAACTGGCCGCCCGGATCCTTGCGGGCGAGCCCAACAACTGA